The proteins below are encoded in one region of Bifidobacterium catenulatum DSM 16992 = JCM 1194 = LMG 11043:
- a CDS encoding WhiB family transcriptional regulator, with product MWGVIDESSDNPLAELWGLFKRDDDVSWQHRALCSQTDPEAFFPEKGGSTRDAKRVCAQCEVREQCLKWAIEHDERFGIWGGLSERERRRYKKEHKERA from the coding sequence ATGTGGGGTGTGATCGATGAGTCCTCCGACAATCCGCTTGCGGAGTTGTGGGGTCTGTTCAAGCGCGATGACGATGTTTCCTGGCAGCATAGGGCCTTATGCTCCCAAACCGACCCGGAGGCGTTCTTTCCCGAAAAGGGCGGTTCCACTAGGGACGCCAAACGCGTGTGCGCCCAGTGCGAGGTTCGCGAACAGTGCCTGAAATGGGCCATCGAACACGATGAGAGATTCGGTATTTGGGGTGGTTTGAGCGAACGCGAGCGGCGTCGTTACAAGAAGGAACACAAGGAACGGGCATGA
- a CDS encoding glycosyltransferase family 2 protein encodes MNSNASSDIQGIVTDLLNSRPYSHRQDADPSVAAVITAQSDLRFFPSTFAAVLAQRVLPGTIIVADCTNQVEQPMQMTFDVIPSPAGVLTEVPESKTIRVVLVGVKGATSFTNAVSRAMRQIDLDAQISALWTLHDDSRPADESCLEALLDAWRNTPTASLLGAKQLDWQAKSLHNVGLYAGRHNLVSLVVDGEPDQEQYDGRQDVLAVSLSGALVPLATLRTWKGADSWFGTFAESTDLCRRICLGGGRVVVVPQARIAHRRARFEGVRSKSGQQVGDEDGRIDPYLAKREANTKYAYTDVHRSWWLLLWIWSFIKALGLAVLCLTRKQPYHACCELALPWRSLLCLPGAWRARARLREQSKVSLKSLSALQAGRQQIKQWNDRKRAFLDQRGTVILSPLAKAHLRKRLMRRWGFALTSALIAFAWIVFLYWNVFRSVLSGASMYSHTLLPTDAGFAQLVRAATTSWAYTAGTGVSAPSAPWLLVLMVVSVFTAGHVATAVAVVFFLSAPLMVLSFWALAGIFTRSDTVRCVTALAWFAIALSMSVYNDADVAMITVMVFLPAAFAFSFRAVGMYRTEDLLKPQASVQAAALAALCFIPVVASEPQLLLPLMLSFLVFLMLVRSHRTTLLLIPLPAAFVCAPTLVNAVRYAGAGTWRQIFGNVMLPSSAHDGRPMIVNLSDIVSRAFGVTLSGEAWQYAAVVILALIVLLAAVSLFLPFVLRVSRMMWVVSVAGLVTSLLSAAVVVAVDSDGAVAGSVLPGVSFTMMGLLSCVCMVAGSAVQRFVMLWQRPAGDIGIEEHGSSEGIIAGHAVRIVLVVLIAASVVASAGFDFITRDHDTVAASDSGLPIVASDFLAQDEARRVLAVRADSTGSISYSVMRTRRGDLIDSSPAQRVEVAFGRSDDASKAIAKDCAQLLSNADSDAVTDLSELGFGGIYVVRSGDDKAQKQISDQLSSNISASDGTQNVVSTDAGTYYRLTIQDTAKQHIDRKGYRQAESSVWRHAWLWCMGVVIAAYCLVAFPRMRRQGQEEA; translated from the coding sequence ATGAATTCTAATGCCAGCAGCGATATTCAGGGAATCGTGACCGATCTGCTCAACAGCAGGCCGTACTCTCACCGGCAGGATGCCGATCCGTCCGTGGCTGCGGTGATTACCGCGCAGAGCGATTTACGTTTTTTCCCCTCCACCTTTGCGGCGGTGCTCGCACAGCGTGTGCTTCCGGGCACCATCATCGTTGCGGATTGCACCAATCAGGTCGAACAGCCCATGCAGATGACGTTTGACGTCATTCCGTCGCCGGCTGGCGTGCTTACGGAAGTTCCTGAAAGCAAGACCATACGTGTCGTTCTGGTAGGGGTGAAAGGGGCGACGTCATTCACGAATGCCGTGTCTCGTGCGATGCGGCAGATCGACCTTGACGCCCAGATCAGCGCACTGTGGACTTTGCACGACGACTCGAGGCCGGCTGACGAGTCATGCCTCGAAGCATTGCTTGATGCTTGGAGAAATACACCGACGGCGTCTTTGCTCGGCGCGAAACAGCTGGATTGGCAGGCGAAAAGCCTGCATAACGTCGGCCTGTATGCGGGGCGTCACAATCTCGTATCTTTGGTGGTGGATGGGGAACCCGATCAGGAACAGTATGATGGCCGGCAGGATGTGCTGGCAGTCTCGCTTTCCGGCGCGTTGGTTCCATTGGCCACCTTGCGAACGTGGAAGGGCGCTGATTCCTGGTTTGGCACCTTCGCCGAGTCCACGGATCTATGCCGGCGCATCTGCCTGGGTGGAGGTCGTGTGGTGGTGGTGCCGCAGGCTCGGATTGCCCATAGGAGAGCACGGTTCGAAGGCGTGCGCTCCAAAAGCGGCCAGCAGGTCGGAGACGAGGATGGTCGCATCGATCCATATCTCGCGAAGCGTGAAGCGAATACGAAATATGCGTACACGGATGTGCACCGTTCCTGGTGGCTTTTGCTGTGGATCTGGTCGTTTATCAAGGCACTGGGCTTGGCCGTGCTCTGCCTCACCCGTAAGCAGCCGTACCATGCCTGTTGTGAGCTGGCTTTGCCGTGGCGTTCGTTGCTTTGTCTGCCGGGCGCATGGCGTGCTCGTGCCAGGCTGCGCGAGCAAAGCAAGGTTTCCCTGAAATCATTGTCGGCATTGCAGGCGGGCCGTCAACAAATCAAACAATGGAACGATCGCAAGCGAGCCTTCCTCGACCAGCGTGGCACGGTGATTCTTAGCCCCCTCGCCAAGGCGCATCTGCGCAAAAGGCTGATGCGCAGATGGGGATTTGCCCTCACCTCTGCGCTGATCGCGTTCGCTTGGATCGTCTTCCTGTATTGGAATGTGTTCCGTAGCGTGCTCTCCGGCGCGTCGATGTATTCGCATACATTGCTGCCGACCGACGCAGGCTTTGCCCAGCTGGTCCGTGCCGCCACTACATCGTGGGCGTATACCGCGGGAACTGGTGTCAGCGCGCCGAGTGCGCCATGGCTGTTGGTGCTCATGGTGGTTTCCGTGTTCACTGCGGGGCATGTGGCGACCGCCGTCGCTGTGGTGTTTTTCCTGTCTGCGCCGTTGATGGTGCTGTCGTTTTGGGCTTTGGCTGGAATCTTCACCCGCTCTGACACGGTACGTTGCGTGACTGCATTGGCATGGTTCGCCATAGCGTTGTCAATGAGCGTATATAACGATGCCGATGTGGCGATGATAACGGTTATGGTGTTCCTCCCCGCGGCTTTCGCGTTCTCTTTCCGAGCTGTGGGTATGTATCGAACGGAGGATTTGCTCAAACCTCAGGCTTCCGTGCAGGCCGCCGCTCTTGCCGCGTTATGCTTCATTCCCGTTGTGGCCTCCGAACCGCAATTGTTGCTGCCGTTGATGTTGTCGTTCCTTGTGTTCCTTATGCTTGTGCGTTCCCATAGAACGACCTTGCTGTTGATTCCGCTGCCGGCTGCATTCGTATGCGCGCCGACGTTGGTCAATGCGGTGCGTTACGCGGGAGCTGGCACCTGGCGTCAAATTTTCGGTAACGTGATGTTGCCGTCGTCGGCGCATGATGGGCGTCCGATGATCGTCAATCTTTCGGATATTGTCTCCCGAGCGTTCGGCGTCACCCTATCAGGTGAGGCATGGCAGTATGCAGCTGTGGTGATATTGGCCTTGATTGTGCTTCTCGCCGCGGTGTCGCTGTTCCTGCCGTTTGTGCTTCGGGTGTCGCGCATGATGTGGGTTGTGTCGGTTGCGGGCTTGGTCACTTCGCTGCTTTCCGCTGCGGTTGTGGTCGCGGTCGACTCCGACGGAGCCGTGGCCGGTTCCGTGCTTCCAGGCGTTTCGTTCACGATGATGGGATTGCTGTCTTGCGTGTGCATGGTCGCCGGTAGTGCGGTGCAACGATTCGTCATGCTGTGGCAGCGGCCTGCCGGTGATATTGGGATTGAGGAGCATGGATCCTCTGAGGGCATTATTGCCGGTCATGCCGTGCGAATCGTGCTGGTCGTCTTGATCGCCGCATCCGTTGTAGCGAGTGCCGGTTTCGATTTCATCACGCGAGATCATGACACGGTCGCTGCCAGTGATTCGGGACTGCCGATTGTCGCTTCCGACTTTCTTGCGCAGGATGAGGCGAGACGTGTGCTTGCCGTACGTGCGGATAGCACAGGTTCCATCAGCTACAGTGTGATGCGCACCCGTCGAGGTGATTTGATTGACAGTTCTCCGGCGCAGCGCGTCGAAGTGGCTTTCGGCCGTTCCGATGATGCGAGCAAGGCGATTGCGAAGGATTGTGCTCAGCTATTGTCAAATGCTGATTCCGATGCCGTTACCGATCTGAGCGAATTGGGATTTGGTGGCATCTATGTGGTGCGTTCCGGTGATGACAAGGCGCAAAAGCAGATATCCGACCAGTTGAGCTCCAATATCAGTGCTTCCGATGGTACGCAGAACGTTGTGAGCACCGATGCGGGGACATACTATCGCCTTACCATTCAAGACACAGCCAAGCAACATATCGACCGCAAGGGGTATCGCCAGGCGGAGTCGAGCGTTTGGCGCCATGCATGGCTGTGGTGCATGGGGGTTGTTATTGCCGCGTACTGTTTGGTTGCGTTTCCGCGCATGAGGCGTCAGGGTCAGGAGGAAGCATGA
- a CDS encoding WhiB family transcriptional regulator: MSSAFDWRAKAACRDKDPELFFPVGNTGAAYQQIEEAKAVCRTCKVIDACLKCALDTNQDYGVWGGLSEDERRALKRRAMRARRSQAMQMQI, translated from the coding sequence ATGAGCAGTGCTTTTGACTGGCGCGCCAAGGCCGCATGCCGCGACAAGGATCCGGAGCTGTTTTTCCCGGTCGGCAACACAGGTGCCGCCTACCAGCAGATCGAAGAGGCCAAGGCCGTCTGCCGCACCTGCAAGGTGATTGACGCGTGTCTGAAATGCGCTCTCGACACCAATCAGGATTACGGTGTTTGGGGCGGTCTGAGCGAGGATGAGCGCCGCGCGCTTAAGCGTCGTGCCATGCGAGCCCGTCGTTCCCAGGCCATGCAGATGCAGATCTAA
- a CDS encoding sensor histidine kinase, translating into MADFSHILTTRPDFDDEDREWLHHLVADWQVIADLSFADLLLILQNGEGKYIIAEQCRPSTVMSLRTDDVVGDVVEEEMSAELDAAMASESVFRSTVLRTVGGSTVCNVYAPVRHNGKTLGLVVRETNMATRESNGRYESESISAGKHLYEMIPRDQFPYRNPIMNQRHNARVADGFIVLTVDGIVRYASPNAISCFRRLGSVSTMQGEYLSEIGTKLLRENDPVLETLPLVLSGKAAVDSELDANKSAVSMRSLPLMDANGRVGAVVLCRDVTELRRREKELQTKDATISEIHHRVKNNLQAVSALLRLQARKTKSEEVKKELKEAQRRVQTIAMVHEGLSQTADEIVDYDKVISSLLKMAVDLATMRDQHIDIDFIGRFGMMPAQDATPLSLVLTELITNSVEHGFEGRKDGHITISVGRGGNNLNVVVEDDGTGLANEEHDGMARSSGSGLGTQIISTFVNNDFGGTVRWEPRRGGGTRVVLDMKLRAA; encoded by the coding sequence ATGGCTGATTTCTCACATATCTTGACGACCCGCCCTGATTTCGACGACGAAGATCGTGAATGGCTGCATCATCTGGTCGCCGACTGGCAGGTGATTGCCGACCTGAGTTTTGCTGACCTGCTGCTCATTTTGCAAAATGGCGAGGGCAAATACATTATCGCCGAGCAGTGTCGTCCATCCACGGTGATGAGCCTGAGAACCGATGACGTCGTTGGCGATGTTGTTGAGGAGGAGATGAGCGCTGAATTGGATGCCGCGATGGCTTCCGAGTCGGTGTTCCGTTCCACGGTGCTCCGCACGGTGGGTGGATCTACGGTATGCAATGTGTATGCGCCGGTGCGCCACAACGGCAAGACGCTGGGACTGGTGGTACGTGAGACGAACATGGCTACCCGAGAGTCGAATGGACGTTACGAATCCGAAAGCATCAGCGCGGGCAAGCATCTGTATGAGATGATTCCGCGCGACCAGTTCCCGTACCGCAATCCGATCATGAACCAGCGTCATAATGCGCGTGTGGCGGACGGTTTCATCGTGCTTACCGTCGACGGCATCGTGCGATACGCTTCGCCAAACGCCATCAGCTGCTTCCGACGTTTGGGGTCGGTCAGCACCATGCAGGGGGAGTACCTGAGCGAAATCGGCACCAAACTGCTGCGTGAGAACGATCCCGTGCTGGAAACCCTGCCTCTGGTGCTCAGTGGCAAGGCTGCCGTCGATTCTGAACTTGACGCCAACAAGTCCGCAGTGTCCATGCGTTCGCTGCCGTTGATGGATGCCAATGGCCGTGTTGGCGCTGTCGTGCTATGCCGAGATGTGACCGAGCTTCGTCGTCGTGAAAAGGAACTTCAGACCAAGGATGCGACGATTTCCGAGATCCACCATCGCGTCAAGAACAATCTGCAGGCGGTTTCCGCATTGCTACGGCTGCAGGCACGTAAAACCAAGTCCGAAGAAGTCAAGAAAGAGCTGAAAGAGGCGCAGCGCCGTGTGCAGACCATCGCCATGGTCCATGAAGGCTTGAGCCAGACCGCCGATGAGATCGTGGACTACGACAAGGTCATTTCCAGTCTGTTGAAGATGGCTGTGGATCTGGCCACCATGCGCGACCAGCACATCGACATCGATTTCATCGGCCGATTCGGCATGATGCCGGCGCAGGATGCCACGCCGCTGTCTCTGGTGCTGACCGAGCTGATCACCAATTCCGTGGAACATGGTTTTGAAGGCCGGAAAGACGGGCACATCACGATTTCCGTGGGCCGTGGCGGCAACAACCTCAATGTCGTAGTTGAAGACGATGGCACCGGTTTGGCCAATGAGGAGCATGACGGCATGGCGCGTTCCTCCGGGTCAGGCCTAGGTACGCAGATCATCAGCACGTTCGTCAACAACGATTTCGGAGGTACGGTCCGTTGGGAACCTCGCCGCGGCGGCGGCACCCGAGTGGTGCTTGACATGAAGCTGCGTGCAGCATAA
- a CDS encoding LCP family protein: MQHRARTIVASVIAAMLVFSGTAAAATWLDVNGIIKNHSVELIGQGSLDANTSIIDPNSGKPIEFVLIGQDSRDGEENQSVGGNFDDVVGNHQADTTMVAQISADRTKINLVSIPRDSLVDVPQCETTNGTIPAQYNVMFNSIFANAYQTGGDLASAASCTLNAVNSLTGLNIQNFIVVDFAGLVKMINAVGGVDLCIPQDVDDPYTSLQLTKGLHHLDGYQATQYARTRHGLGDGSDTSRTTRQQYLIKQLMNEALSKNLFTDTAQLYQLAKSALQSLYISQGMADTAALAGLAMSLKDFNLSNLYSQTVPVVSAPSDPNRSVWADEAETLWEKMRMDKPIYGSDESDTNTDADSAGNAGDSTDNSTEGTDNTGSQEAAPTPDSVTGLITQADGTLIDPNTGGTVDPEDGSIHDALTGQYIGLADRYLNATVCAVPAKN; the protein is encoded by the coding sequence GTGCAGCATCGCGCGAGAACGATAGTCGCTTCGGTCATCGCGGCGATGCTGGTGTTCTCGGGTACCGCGGCAGCTGCGACATGGTTGGATGTGAATGGCATCATCAAAAACCATTCAGTGGAGCTTATCGGCCAAGGTTCACTTGACGCCAACACGTCGATCATCGACCCAAATTCCGGCAAGCCCATCGAATTCGTACTCATCGGACAGGATTCCCGCGACGGCGAGGAAAACCAGTCAGTCGGAGGCAATTTCGACGATGTGGTAGGCAACCATCAGGCTGATACCACGATGGTGGCGCAGATTTCCGCGGACCGCACCAAAATCAACCTGGTTTCCATTCCACGCGATTCCTTGGTGGATGTACCTCAGTGCGAGACAACCAATGGTACAATTCCCGCGCAATACAACGTGATGTTCAATTCGATTTTCGCGAACGCATATCAGACCGGCGGTGATCTCGCTTCGGCCGCAAGCTGCACATTGAATGCAGTGAACAGCCTCACCGGATTGAACATTCAGAACTTCATCGTCGTGGATTTCGCAGGCTTGGTCAAGATGATCAACGCCGTGGGAGGCGTCGACCTGTGCATCCCGCAGGATGTCGATGATCCCTACACCAGCCTACAGCTCACCAAGGGACTGCACCATCTGGACGGATATCAGGCGACGCAGTACGCGCGAACCCGCCATGGTTTGGGAGATGGTTCCGACACGTCGCGCACAACCAGGCAGCAGTACCTCATCAAACAGTTGATGAACGAGGCGCTCAGCAAGAATCTTTTCACCGATACCGCACAGCTATATCAGCTGGCGAAATCGGCGTTGCAATCACTGTATATTTCACAAGGCATGGCTGACACCGCCGCACTTGCAGGTCTCGCCATGAGCCTCAAGGATTTCAATCTGTCCAACCTGTATTCACAGACCGTTCCAGTGGTGTCCGCGCCGTCGGATCCGAACCGTTCGGTCTGGGCCGATGAGGCGGAGACGCTTTGGGAGAAGATGCGCATGGACAAGCCGATTTATGGTTCTGATGAGTCCGATACGAACACTGATGCCGACAGCGCAGGCAATGCCGGCGATTCCACCGATAATTCGACTGAAGGCACCGACAACACGGGTTCTCAGGAAGCCGCGCCAACACCCGATTCGGTCACTGGTCTAATCACGCAGGCCGATGGCACGCTGATCGATCCGAACACCGGCGGCACGGTCGACCCTGAAGATGGTTCCATCCATGACGCTCTTACCGGGCAGTACATCGGACTTGCCGACCGTTACCTCAACGCGACGGTTTGTGCCGTTCCCGCAAAGAACTAG
- a CDS encoding FtsK/SpoIIIE domain-containing protein translates to MACMKGKNKRKHTDGFNEDRLMLISWAAPVLAQLVMLVVMIAQRQWLYVAMLAPGLIGSAMSLVSMALRSRQKQQYDEPADATPSKVAETLERTIDRPSFAAMPRVCFEHLYGLNDDMLPWRTIARTWLSPTSSCLLGITQHGLFRTDLQRSGPHAMVAGTTGSGKSELLISWCLSLAMQYSPDDLHFVFLDFKGGSTFNALEQLPHTVGNVCDLDLSHAVRALNAIEQELIRREALVSSERVSRFDQLANPPARLVVVIDEFHALRDRLPDYMQRLNRLASLGRSLGMHLIVCTQNPMGQVHADMKANMSLNICLRVTDQMQSNELIGIRDAALIPPNMPGAAYCNDGQRTTPFLCSAVRDVDRLILNINIAARFHACKRPVLLFSDPLARHATQSDLSTTTNRPWNEIPFALADDGVLVHTAVLNVSQQNIAIIGAYGSGKTNLLLHCARWLYDTGRANIRFTRKSEHGMVTDDGRPSPLHERTIWIVDDADEPLNPFSTSPEANELREALANPNITVIAATEKPISALLDRCPTRVAFPCGERSNDLMLGIPGAILDGFSADDYTLHGRGVLIQQAKARPIQCVEFQGF, encoded by the coding sequence ATGGCGTGTATGAAGGGCAAGAACAAACGCAAGCATACCGATGGATTCAATGAAGACCGGCTGATGCTCATCAGCTGGGCCGCACCCGTGCTGGCGCAGCTCGTCATGCTTGTCGTGATGATCGCGCAACGACAATGGCTGTACGTGGCTATGCTCGCCCCGGGGCTTATCGGCAGCGCGATGTCGTTGGTATCCATGGCATTGCGGTCCCGTCAGAAACAGCAGTATGACGAACCTGCGGACGCCACACCGTCGAAGGTTGCGGAAACGCTAGAGCGGACCATTGACCGACCATCATTCGCCGCGATGCCCCGTGTATGTTTCGAACACCTCTACGGTTTGAACGACGACATGCTGCCGTGGCGTACCATCGCACGAACGTGGCTCTCCCCCACATCCTCCTGCCTCTTAGGAATCACGCAACATGGCTTGTTCCGTACGGATTTGCAACGATCAGGCCCGCACGCGATGGTTGCAGGCACCACGGGATCGGGAAAATCGGAACTGCTCATCAGCTGGTGTCTATCGCTCGCCATGCAGTATAGCCCGGACGATCTGCATTTCGTGTTTCTGGATTTCAAGGGCGGATCGACATTCAACGCCTTGGAACAGCTTCCACACACGGTTGGCAACGTTTGCGATCTTGACCTGTCCCATGCGGTCCGTGCACTGAACGCCATCGAACAGGAGCTGATTCGGCGTGAGGCTTTGGTAAGCTCCGAACGCGTCTCCCGTTTCGATCAGCTGGCCAATCCTCCGGCAAGACTGGTCGTGGTCATCGACGAGTTCCACGCGCTTCGCGACCGTCTGCCCGACTATATGCAACGGTTGAACCGTCTTGCATCGCTCGGCCGTTCCCTTGGCATGCATTTGATTGTCTGCACGCAAAATCCCATGGGCCAAGTCCATGCCGATATGAAGGCCAACATGTCGCTAAACATATGTTTAAGGGTTACGGACCAGATGCAGTCGAACGAATTGATCGGTATACGCGACGCGGCGTTGATTCCTCCCAATATGCCTGGCGCCGCCTATTGCAATGACGGACAGCGCACCACGCCTTTCCTATGCAGCGCGGTTCGAGATGTCGACCGGCTTATCCTCAACATCAACATAGCCGCACGATTCCATGCTTGCAAACGCCCCGTTCTCTTGTTTTCCGATCCTCTCGCCCGGCATGCGACGCAATCCGATCTGTCGACCACAACGAACCGGCCATGGAACGAAATTCCTTTCGCTCTTGCCGACGATGGCGTGCTTGTACATACCGCCGTTCTCAACGTGAGCCAACAGAACATCGCCATTATCGGCGCTTATGGCAGCGGCAAAACCAATTTGCTGCTGCATTGCGCACGTTGGCTGTACGACACAGGTCGTGCCAATATTCGTTTCACACGCAAAAGCGAGCATGGCATGGTGACGGATGACGGAAGGCCATCGCCTTTGCATGAACGCACCATTTGGATTGTGGATGATGCGGACGAGCCGCTCAATCCTTTTTCCACTTCGCCTGAAGCGAACGAGCTGCGGGAGGCATTGGCAAATCCCAATATCACCGTGATTGCAGCTACGGAAAAACCCATTTCCGCACTGTTGGACCGATGCCCCACCCGTGTGGCATTTCCCTGCGGAGAACGTTCCAATGATCTGATGTTAGGCATTCCCGGAGCAATTCTGGACGGATTCTCAGCGGACGACTATACCCTTCACGGTCGTGGCGTGCTCATTCAGCAAGCCAAAGCCCGCCCTATTCAATGTGTGGAATTTCAAGGTTTTTGA
- a CDS encoding LCP family protein, translating to MSEENGGKDPLSVPPSFIPSAGRKKTEPQPHKSPVPPKSGSPSIPSFSPASQPARSSASHSARRSTQSSSAASSGAPQSFRPVARSASGTRKPATSSPASFAPASASHNPKRAAQQVRGSSSIPASTPRMTNQGTPNQNMASSGTSALRSVAKAARPHGQRHVGKTILLIFLVILLALGLSIFSSWNWVDGQLNKQSWLTDKADTAGESWLILGSDEREGTIGDAGDVTGFRTDTILVLTKPKSGPSSLISIPRDSLVEIDQSYMKINAVAQLYSGKQLVNEVEDITGQKINHVTMVQFGGLVKVVDALGGVELCYDQDVDDPYSQLNWTAGCHTADGTTALAFSRMRYADAQGDFGRAARQRQVINAIVKKGASKNTLLNFGKVKKVAEAALSSVTVDEKASTSSLMRMALAFKSASGDQGISGSVYWTDPGYYVDGVGSSVLLDEEKNLELFSELAKGTHKAGTVGTLAEQQG from the coding sequence ATGAGTGAAGAGAACGGCGGCAAGGACCCCCTGTCCGTACCACCGAGCTTCATCCCGTCCGCAGGACGGAAGAAGACGGAACCACAACCTCATAAATCCCCGGTCCCTCCGAAATCCGGCTCCCCATCGATTCCGAGTTTTTCTCCCGCCTCGCAACCGGCCCGTTCTAGCGCTTCGCATTCGGCCAGACGATCTACGCAATCGTCTTCCGCAGCTTCGTCGGGCGCACCGCAAAGCTTCCGTCCTGTCGCACGTTCCGCCAGCGGAACACGCAAACCGGCCACGTCCTCTCCCGCATCATTCGCACCTGCTTCAGCATCGCATAATCCGAAACGTGCGGCACAACAGGTACGAGGCTCCTCCTCCATACCAGCAAGCACGCCACGAATGACTAACCAAGGCACCCCAAACCAAAACATGGCCAGCTCCGGCACATCGGCATTGCGATCCGTCGCAAAAGCCGCTCGACCGCATGGACAGCGACATGTGGGAAAAACCATTCTGCTCATCTTCCTTGTCATACTCCTCGCTTTGGGATTGTCGATATTCTCCTCATGGAATTGGGTGGACGGGCAGCTCAACAAACAGTCCTGGCTGACCGACAAAGCCGATACTGCCGGCGAAAGCTGGCTGATTCTCGGTTCCGACGAGCGCGAAGGCACCATTGGCGATGCGGGAGACGTGACCGGTTTCAGAACGGACACTATTCTCGTGCTCACCAAGCCGAAATCCGGCCCGTCCTCACTGATTTCCATTCCGCGTGATTCCTTGGTGGAAATCGACCAAAGCTATATGAAAATCAATGCGGTCGCGCAACTATATAGCGGAAAACAGCTAGTCAACGAGGTTGAAGACATCACAGGGCAGAAAATCAACCATGTTACCATGGTGCAGTTCGGCGGCCTTGTCAAAGTGGTCGACGCCCTTGGCGGCGTCGAATTGTGCTACGACCAAGACGTGGATGACCCGTACTCCCAATTGAACTGGACTGCCGGTTGTCATACTGCCGACGGCACCACCGCGCTTGCGTTCTCTCGTATGCGTTATGCCGACGCGCAAGGTGATTTCGGGCGTGCGGCCCGTCAGCGCCAGGTCATCAATGCCATAGTGAAAAAAGGCGCATCCAAGAATACGCTTCTGAACTTCGGCAAGGTCAAGAAAGTCGCGGAAGCGGCGTTAAGCTCCGTGACCGTGGATGAGAAGGCTTCGACCTCATCGCTGATGCGCATGGCCTTGGCCTTCAAAAGCGCTTCTGGAGACCAAGGCATTTCGGGAAGCGTCTACTGGACCGACCCCGGCTATTACGTTGATGGCGTTGGCTCCAGCGTACTGTTGGATGAGGAGAAGAATCTCGAATTGTTCTCCGAGCTGGCCAAAGGCACCCACAAAGCAGGCACTGTAGGCACGCTTGCCGAACAGCAAGGCTGA
- the trhA gene encoding PAQR family membrane homeostasis protein TrhA produces the protein MAKPTEAQIEEKRAIIAEAREQALQAKADIIRVKARNKAENIRKKADGKAKMAIAKGEARAAKIEGITPAEIERKIRLDVHGRPKPAMRGWIHAVATPLALAAGIVLICLAHGIGLKWACAVFMTCSLVLFGNSACYHLGDWSPRVTDALRRIDHMNIFLLIAGTYTPVSFALEPFWRNSIIAGMWICTTVALIIHVIWISAPRWLYVIVYIIFGVSGVAFMGLFWISPYAGPAVVVLLAAGGACYIAGAIVYALRKPDPWPKVFGFHEIFHCGTVAGYACHMVAIYMVIVQLWP, from the coding sequence ATGGCGAAACCCACAGAAGCTCAGATCGAGGAAAAACGCGCGATCATCGCAGAAGCACGCGAACAGGCTCTTCAAGCCAAGGCCGATATAATTCGCGTGAAGGCACGCAACAAGGCCGAGAACATCCGCAAGAAGGCCGACGGCAAGGCGAAAATGGCTATCGCCAAGGGCGAAGCTCGTGCCGCAAAAATAGAAGGCATCACTCCGGCGGAGATTGAACGCAAGATTCGTCTTGACGTGCATGGTCGCCCCAAGCCGGCGATGCGTGGCTGGATTCATGCCGTGGCCACTCCTCTGGCGTTGGCGGCCGGCATCGTGCTAATCTGTCTGGCACACGGTATCGGTTTGAAGTGGGCCTGCGCCGTGTTCATGACGTGTTCGCTGGTATTGTTCGGCAATTCCGCCTGCTACCATTTGGGCGATTGGTCACCTCGCGTTACCGACGCGCTACGACGCATCGACCATATGAATATCTTCCTGCTAATCGCAGGAACTTATACGCCGGTCTCCTTTGCACTCGAACCATTCTGGCGCAATTCAATCATCGCAGGCATGTGGATCTGCACTACCGTGGCGCTCATCATTCACGTCATCTGGATCAGTGCCCCACGCTGGCTTTACGTGATTGTGTATATTATTTTCGGCGTTTCCGGCGTGGCATTCATGGGATTGTTCTGGATTTCACCATACGCCGGCCCAGCGGTTGTGGTGCTGTTGGCCGCGGGCGGCGCCTGCTACATCGCCGGAGCCATCGTATACGCGCTACGTAAGCCTGATCCATGGCCGAAGGTGTTCGGCTTCCATGAGATTTTTCATTGCGGCACCGTCGCCGGTTACGCATGCCACATGGTGGCGATTTACATGGTGATCGTGCAGCTATGGCCGTAA